In the genome of Chryseobacterium arthrosphaerae, one region contains:
- a CDS encoding NTF2 fold immunity protein: MKNKNLLLSKKKNDSIWIVHGTFPKPTIGGVAYAEVNIKTKKVVKYTHGE; the protein is encoded by the coding sequence TTGAAAAACAAAAACCTTTTGCTGTCGAAAAAAAAAAATGACAGTATTTGGATAGTTCACGGAACATTTCCTAAGCCAACAATAGGAGGAGTTGCTTATGCAGAAGTCAATATAAAAACAAAAAAAGTGGTTAAATACACTCATGGGGAATAA
- a CDS encoding RHS repeat-associated core domain-containing protein — MIISYKKYKYQGQKLQETGFYSFKWRNYIPDVGRFFNIDPLSEKYAYQSHHNFAENRVIDGRELEGLEWVKSTTLNYNGTKTYTLSATINLVNRSQNLTPEGVEAFKTNFVSHMKESFGGTMNNGDKIEVGNIILQIKDLIQLH, encoded by the coding sequence ATTATAATAAGCTATAAGAAATATAAATACCAAGGACAAAAGCTACAAGAGACGGGTTTTTATTCATTTAAGTGGAGAAATTACATACCGGATGTGGGAAGGTTCTTTAATATAGATCCACTTTCTGAAAAATATGCTTATCAATCTCATCATAATTTTGCTGAAAATAGAGTTATTGATGGTCGAGAATTAGAGGGACTGGAATGGGTTAAGAGTACCACACTAAATTATAATGGAACAAAAACATACACATTAAGTGCTACTATTAACCTTGTGAATAGATCGCAAAATTTAACTCCAGAAGGTGTAGAGGCATTTAAAACGAATTTTGTTTCTCATATGAAAGAATCATTTGGTGGGACTATGAATAATGGAGATAAAATAGAGGTAGGGAATATAATTTTACAGATAAAGGACCTTATACAATTGCATTAA
- a CDS encoding type 1 glutamine amidotransferase domain-containing protein produces the protein MSKKIAILATNGFEESELQSPKEYLEQQGWTAHIVSPESGTIKSWAEKDWGKEYPVDRPLDQASASDYDALVLPGGVINPDQLRTNDQALSFVKDFFIQNKPVAAICHGPQLLINAEVVNGRNMTSVNSISKDLINAGAHWVDREVVVDNGLVTSRTPKDLPAFNAKMVEEFKEGEHSGQGV, from the coding sequence ATGTCAAAAAAGATTGCAATTCTGGCCACTAACGGCTTTGAGGAAAGTGAGCTTCAGTCGCCCAAAGAATACCTGGAACAACAGGGGTGGACGGCCCACATAGTAAGTCCGGAATCCGGAACCATAAAGTCCTGGGCAGAAAAAGACTGGGGAAAAGAATATCCTGTAGACAGGCCCCTGGATCAGGCTTCAGCTTCTGATTATGATGCACTCGTACTTCCGGGAGGCGTTATCAACCCGGATCAGTTAAGGACCAATGATCAGGCTTTATCATTTGTGAAAGATTTCTTTATACAGAACAAACCTGTGGCAGCGATCTGTCACGGACCTCAGCTTTTGATCAATGCAGAGGTTGTCAATGGAAGAAATATGACTTCAGTGAATTCCATCAGTAAAGACCTCATCAATGCCGGAGCCCATTGGGTAGACCGGGAAGTGGTTGTGGATAACGGATTGGTAACAAGCAGGACCCCAAAAGACCTTCCGGCTTTTAATGCCAAAATGGTAGAAGAATTCAAAGAAGGAGAACACAGCGGGCAGGGAGTATAA
- the typA gene encoding translational GTPase TypA yields the protein MQNIRNIAIIAHVDHGKTTLVDKIIHATNIFRENQESGELIMDNNDLERERGITILSKNISVTYKDTKINVIDTPGHADFGGEVERVLKMADGVILLVDAFEGPMPQTRFVLQKALELGLRPLVVINKVDKPNCRPDEVHDQVFDLFFNLEATEEQLDFPTFYGSSKQGWFNTSLEQTEDILPLLDGILQYVPAPTVTEGNLQMQITSLDYSSFLGRIAIGKVTRGELKESQWIGLAQADGKIVKGKVKELYVFEGLGKKKVTEVQAGDICAVVGFDAFQIGDSFVDLENPEPLERTAIDEPTLNMTFSINNSPFFGKDGKYVTSNHLKERLTKELEKNLALRVQQTDDANTFLVFGRGILHLSVLIETMRREGYEMTIGQPQVILREIDGVSCEPYESLVVDVPEEYASRVIDLATQRKGDLHIMETKGEMQHMEFEIPSRGLIGLRSQMLTATAGEAIMAHRFTEYKPFKGAIPGRNNGVLISKTQGPATEYSINKLQDRGKFFVDPGEEIYAGMIIGEQNKPGDLVVNIVEAKQLNNMRAAGKDKDTGVAPKILFSLEECMEYIQADEAIEVTPNFIRMRKKILSEEDRKRLERAAKA from the coding sequence ATGCAAAACATTAGAAATATTGCGATTATCGCACACGTTGACCACGGTAAGACCACATTGGTTGACAAGATCATCCACGCAACCAACATTTTCAGAGAAAATCAGGAGAGTGGAGAATTAATTATGGATAACAATGATCTTGAAAGAGAAAGAGGGATCACCATCTTATCCAAGAATATTTCTGTTACTTATAAAGACACAAAAATTAACGTAATTGATACCCCTGGTCACGCCGATTTCGGAGGAGAAGTAGAAAGAGTATTGAAAATGGCTGACGGGGTGATCTTGTTGGTGGATGCGTTCGAAGGACCAATGCCACAGACAAGGTTCGTACTTCAGAAAGCTTTGGAATTAGGCCTTAGACCATTAGTGGTAATCAACAAAGTAGATAAACCAAACTGCCGTCCGGACGAAGTTCACGATCAGGTATTTGATTTATTCTTCAACCTTGAAGCTACTGAAGAACAATTGGATTTCCCAACATTCTACGGTTCTTCTAAACAAGGGTGGTTCAACACTTCATTAGAGCAGACTGAAGATATCTTACCATTATTAGATGGTATTTTGCAGTACGTTCCTGCGCCTACCGTTACGGAAGGAAACCTTCAGATGCAGATCACTTCCCTTGATTACTCTTCTTTCTTAGGAAGAATTGCGATCGGGAAAGTAACAAGAGGAGAGCTTAAAGAATCCCAGTGGATCGGTCTTGCTCAGGCAGACGGTAAAATAGTAAAAGGAAAAGTAAAGGAACTTTACGTTTTCGAAGGATTAGGAAAGAAAAAAGTAACTGAAGTACAGGCAGGAGATATCTGTGCCGTAGTAGGTTTCGATGCATTCCAGATCGGTGATTCATTCGTAGATCTTGAAAATCCTGAGCCATTGGAGAGAACGGCTATTGATGAGCCTACCCTGAACATGACTTTCTCTATCAACAACTCACCTTTCTTCGGTAAAGACGGTAAATATGTTACTTCTAACCACCTGAAGGAAAGATTGACAAAAGAATTGGAGAAAAACCTGGCATTAAGAGTTCAGCAGACTGATGATGCAAACACTTTCCTTGTATTCGGTAGAGGTATTCTTCACTTATCTGTTTTGATCGAAACCATGAGAAGAGAAGGATATGAAATGACCATCGGCCAGCCACAGGTAATCCTGAGAGAAATTGACGGAGTAAGCTGTGAGCCTTACGAATCTTTGGTAGTAGATGTACCTGAAGAATATGCTTCAAGAGTAATCGATTTGGCTACCCAGAGAAAAGGTGACCTTCACATCATGGAAACTAAAGGGGAAATGCAGCACATGGAATTCGAAATTCCTTCAAGAGGTCTGATCGGATTACGTTCCCAGATGCTGACGGCTACTGCCGGGGAAGCTATCATGGCACACCGTTTCACAGAATATAAGCCTTTCAAAGGAGCTATTCCGGGAAGAAACAACGGGGTACTGATCAGCAAAACTCAGGGACCTGCTACAGAATATTCAATCAACAAACTTCAGGACAGAGGTAAGTTCTTCGTGGATCCGGGTGAGGAGATCTATGCAGGGATGATCATCGGTGAGCAGAACAAACCGGGTGACCTTGTTGTCAACATCGTTGAAGCAAAACAGCTGAACAACATGCGTGCGGCAGGAAAAGACAAAGATACCGGTGTAGCACCGAAAATCTTATTCTCTCTTGAAGAATGTATGGAATACATCCAGGCTGATGAAGCGATTGAGGTAACTCCAAACTTCATCCGTATGAGAAAGAAAATTCTTTCAGAAGAAGACAGAAAAAGATTGGAAAGAGCAGCGAAAGCATAA
- a CDS encoding RHS repeat-associated core domain-containing protein, producing the protein MGNARISFGRNSTGALEITDANDYYPFGMNHLRTGNSFFGKGVYQNYKYNGKELQETGMYDYGARFYMPDIGRWGVVDPLAEKHRRHSPYNYAVNNPIMFIDPDGRDIRFGDNIYSYEKNRDYSKIKNEFDRNTYEALDYLYSTGALNVTIGEGKGAKTVNIMDEMINDKKNTFTISEQAKSGEKNEYDPNTKSVKFNPKEAVRFRKDGTKSTLETGNVGYNSPSSRLGHEIIHGYNHLFDSKYGERRRNDYSTKSEKSIFTPDGANLRFKNEEEEFTTTNLGNQMNQKLNEDKRTNYGIIPYPVGSVTSVKEIKPPTTPTP; encoded by the coding sequence TTGGGAAATGCAAGGATCAGTTTCGGAAGAAACAGCACAGGCGCTCTTGAAATCACAGATGCTAATGATTATTACCCATTTGGGATGAATCACTTGAGAACCGGAAATTCTTTCTTTGGAAAGGGTGTTTATCAAAACTACAAGTACAACGGCAAAGAACTTCAAGAGACCGGAATGTATGATTACGGAGCGAGATTTTATATGCCGGATATTGGAAGATGGGGCGTCGTAGATCCTTTGGCGGAAAAACACAGAAGGCACAGTCCCTATAATTATGCAGTTAACAATCCTATAATGTTTATTGACCCTGATGGTAGAGATATTAGATTTGGTGATAATATTTATTCGTATGAAAAAAATCGAGATTACAGTAAAATTAAAAACGAATTTGATAGAAACACTTACGAAGCATTAGATTATTTATATTCTACCGGTGCACTTAATGTTACTATTGGTGAAGGTAAAGGAGCTAAAACTGTTAATATTATGGATGAAATGATTAATGATAAGAAGAATACTTTTACAATTTCAGAACAAGCAAAAAGCGGTGAAAAAAATGAATATGATCCAAATACAAAGTCAGTCAAGTTCAATCCAAAAGAAGCTGTAAGGTTTAGAAAAGATGGTACAAAATCAACATTAGAAACAGGAAATGTCGGATATAACAGTCCGTCTTCTAGACTTGGTCATGAAATTATTCATGGATATAATCATCTTTTTGATTCAAAATATGGTGAAAGAAGAAGAAATGATTATTCTACAAAATCTGAAAAATCAATATTTACACCAGATGGAGCAAACCTTAGGTTTAAAAATGAAGAAGAAGAATTCACAACTACAAACTTAGGCAATCAAATGAACCAAAAATTAAATGAAGATAAAAGAACTAATTATGGCATAATACCTTATCCTGTAGGGAGTGTGACATCTGTAAAAGAAATTAAACCACCAACAACACCAACACCATGA
- a CDS encoding JAB-like toxin 1 domain-containing protein, whose amino-acid sequence MKQEVINILIYKIQNDNAAKQFFEFAAENTGVEFTRDTFSFSDGFSSNIIGTSYLANVSVSAYKMIGDRNLTGGSGFHIIGNAESVVNDHSHPMGQNLAPGGFESRFDKKTGAISFRRIVTGSDVEDATFSARNPIYKSTNVYSTWKWPTPGKGYINYNEKTATYTGNIRK is encoded by the coding sequence GTGAAACAGGAAGTGATAAATATACTTATTTACAAAATACAAAATGATAATGCAGCTAAACAATTTTTTGAATTTGCGGCTGAAAATACTGGAGTAGAATTTACAAGAGATACTTTTTCTTTTTCAGATGGTTTCTCTTCTAATATTATAGGTACAAGTTACTTGGCTAATGTTAGTGTTAGTGCTTACAAAATGATTGGAGATAGAAACTTAACTGGAGGAAGTGGATTTCATATAATTGGAAATGCAGAGTCTGTTGTTAATGATCACTCTCATCCAATGGGACAAAATCTAGCACCAGGAGGATTTGAATCTAGGTTTGATAAGAAAACTGGAGCAATTTCTTTTAGGAGGATTGTAACAGGTAGTGATGTCGAAGATGCCACTTTCTCAGCCAGAAATCCTATATATAAATCTACAAATGTCTATAGTACCTGGAAATGGCCAACACCAGGGAAGGGGTATATAAACTACAATGAAAAAACAGCGACATACACTGGTAATATTAGAAAATAA
- a CDS encoding DUF1294 domain-containing protein: protein MIPFLLIANLITFGVFGFDKWQAKKQQWRISENTLLGLSLIGALGAASGMILFNHKVSKKSFLVKFIIVVLIDLVLLYRLIRH, encoded by the coding sequence ATGATTCCTTTTCTTTTGATCGCTAACCTTATTACCTTTGGAGTCTTCGGGTTTGATAAGTGGCAGGCCAAAAAACAGCAATGGCGGATTTCTGAAAATACCCTTCTGGGACTTTCACTCATAGGAGCATTGGGTGCTGCTTCCGGAATGATCCTCTTCAACCATAAAGTTTCCAAAAAATCTTTTCTTGTCAAATTTATAATCGTGGTCTTAATTGATCTTGTCCTGCTTTACAGGCTCATAAGACATTAA
- a CDS encoding RHS repeat-associated core domain-containing protein — MFFYKGANGVAEIDRVTHYYPFGLEFNENIVSVNSITKNYRYSTQGQEKQEVTKWSSFKWRNYDPSFARFFNVDPLAEKYPTWSTYVFSGNRVVDARELEGLEPVDFRKNDGFKNLVVVAQGWSGDTKKGYTQAQNRGDGSVDKNGLGALNQLNSKNTRVVIFDSSRNENTKNDINATISSFNKNHPDGTVAAVGHSLGGDNLVEKVNENKDLKVDLLVTLDIMDVYSDTKIPSNVSKAVNYYQTKDMYGGEEVKRTSDNKTTKVVNVLAPNSDHKSIDNDLHKKVTEVVKRELIPEKK; from the coding sequence CTGTTTTTTTACAAAGGAGCTAATGGAGTTGCTGAAATTGATCGCGTAACCCATTATTACCCTTTCGGCCTAGAGTTTAATGAAAATATAGTTTCTGTAAATTCAATAACAAAGAACTACAGGTATTCTACTCAAGGACAGGAAAAGCAGGAGGTTACCAAGTGGAGTTCTTTTAAATGGCGAAATTATGACCCTTCGTTTGCAAGGTTCTTTAATGTTGATCCTCTGGCTGAGAAATATCCAACATGGTCTACTTACGTTTTTAGTGGGAACAGGGTGGTTGATGCAAGAGAGTTAGAAGGATTAGAACCTGTGGATTTTAGAAAAAATGATGGATTTAAAAATTTGGTTGTTGTAGCACAGGGATGGTCGGGAGATACTAAAAAAGGATATACACAGGCTCAAAATCGTGGAGATGGCTCTGTTGATAAAAATGGTTTGGGAGCATTAAACCAATTGAATAGTAAAAATACACGAGTAGTAATTTTTGACTCGTCACGAAATGAAAATACAAAGAATGACATAAATGCAACTATTTCAAGTTTTAATAAAAATCATCCTGATGGTACAGTTGCAGCAGTTGGACATAGTTTAGGGGGTGATAATCTTGTAGAAAAAGTTAATGAAAATAAAGATTTAAAGGTTGATTTACTTGTTACATTAGATATAATGGATGTCTATTCCGATACAAAAATCCCCTCTAATGTATCAAAGGCAGTGAATTACTATCAGACAAAAGATATGTATGGAGGTGAAGAAGTAAAGAGAACAAGCGATAATAAGACTACTAAAGTGGTGAATGTTCTTGCTCCAAACTCTGATCATAAAAGTATTGACAATGATTTACATAAAAAAGTTACTGAGGTTGTAAAAAGAGAATTAATACCTGAAAAAAAATGA
- a CDS encoding RHS repeat-associated core domain-containing protein translates to MDRTTNYYPFGLEFNESIVPVNSISQNYRLSTQGQEKQEDTKWSSFKWRNYDPTFARFFNVDPLAESYPTWSNYAFSGNRVVDARELEGLEPYVLFKTRESSCKFWTTI, encoded by the coding sequence ATTGACCGTACAACGAATTATTATCCTTTTGGACTGGAGTTTAATGAGAGTATAGTCCCGGTAAATTCAATTAGCCAAAATTATAGACTTTCCACACAGGGACAGGAAAAACAGGAAGATACCAAGTGGAGCTCTTTTAAATGGCGAAATTATGACCCAACCTTTGCAAGGTTCTTTAATGTAGATCCATTGGCAGAGAGTTACCCCACATGGTCAAACTATGCTTTTAGTGGAAACAGAGTTGTAGATGCAAGAGAACTTGAAGGATTAGAGCCATATGTGCTTTTTAAAACCAGAGAGAGCAGCTGCAAATTTTGGACAACAATATAA
- a CDS encoding glycoside hydrolase family 10 protein encodes MRMNKLKLIVLLGVFASYSTSCSVQNSATKTPPAKNTTKPNTNPPKPKEPKAVPKPAAGNTADETFRTTLPEIKREFRGAWIASVANINWPSRNNLTVEEQKAEAISMLDMLKDNNFNAAIFQIRPSADALYTSDIEPWSYFLTGETGTAPYPNYDPLQFWIAEAHKRGLELHVWLNPYRAHHTNGGAVNKLSMANKLSDIVVRLKNGMYWFDPANPKTQGHVSNVVKDIVKRYDIDAIHFDDYFYPYATYNKGADFPDNATWNAYVSSGGTLSRADWRRDNVNKFVERIYKEIHAEKNNVRFGISPFGIWKPGYPAGVTGSSQYDELYADAKLWLNKGWVDYFSPQLYWPIDSKGQGFEALLNWWQSENTMNRHLWPGLNTVEIRVSDRPTEIKNQIDISRRVLKNDAGEIHWSIAGLTKNPGMLPTLKNGPYNEKALVPKSPWIKAVPLQTPTLFIADNGSFAQTSWSTKNAADVFQWVLFTQYNGVWQTEILTLDTLSKDIPKFKDGKKLNAIAIKAIDRLGNESDYIAKKIK; translated from the coding sequence ATGAGAATGAATAAATTAAAACTTATCGTTTTACTGGGAGTTTTTGCATCGTACAGTACCTCATGTTCAGTTCAGAACAGTGCAACGAAAACCCCGCCAGCTAAGAATACAACAAAACCTAATACCAACCCTCCCAAACCGAAAGAACCGAAAGCAGTACCTAAGCCTGCTGCAGGGAATACGGCAGATGAAACCTTCAGAACCACACTTCCGGAAATCAAAAGAGAATTCCGGGGTGCCTGGATCGCCAGCGTAGCGAATATCAACTGGCCTTCAAGAAACAACCTTACCGTGGAAGAGCAGAAAGCAGAAGCCATCAGCATGCTCGATATGCTGAAAGACAATAACTTCAACGCTGCCATTTTCCAGATCAGGCCTTCAGCAGATGCGCTCTATACAAGTGATATTGAGCCATGGTCTTATTTCCTGACCGGGGAAACGGGAACAGCGCCTTATCCGAATTATGATCCCCTTCAGTTCTGGATTGCGGAAGCGCACAAAAGAGGGCTTGAACTTCATGTATGGCTCAACCCTTACCGTGCCCACCATACCAATGGAGGTGCTGTAAACAAGCTGTCTATGGCCAATAAACTTTCCGATATTGTTGTAAGGTTAAAAAACGGAATGTACTGGTTTGATCCTGCCAACCCAAAAACACAGGGGCATGTGTCTAACGTGGTAAAGGATATTGTAAAAAGGTACGATATAGATGCCATTCACTTCGATGATTATTTCTATCCTTATGCCACCTATAACAAAGGTGCCGATTTCCCGGATAACGCAACCTGGAATGCCTATGTAAGCAGTGGAGGAACCTTGTCAAGAGCAGACTGGAGAAGAGATAACGTTAATAAATTCGTAGAACGTATCTATAAGGAAATTCATGCAGAAAAAAATAATGTAAGATTCGGGATCAGCCCGTTCGGAATCTGGAAACCGGGTTATCCGGCAGGAGTTACAGGATCTTCACAATATGACGAACTGTATGCTGATGCCAAATTATGGCTGAATAAAGGATGGGTAGATTATTTCTCACCACAGCTATACTGGCCGATCGACTCTAAAGGGCAGGGCTTTGAAGCGCTGCTGAACTGGTGGCAGTCTGAAAATACAATGAACCGCCACCTATGGCCGGGACTTAATACCGTTGAAATCAGAGTATCAGACCGCCCGACGGAAATTAAAAATCAGATCGACATTTCAAGAAGGGTGCTGAAGAATGATGCCGGAGAAATTCACTGGAGTATTGCAGGGCTTACAAAAAATCCGGGAATGCTTCCTACGCTGAAAAATGGACCGTACAATGAAAAAGCATTAGTTCCTAAATCTCCATGGATCAAAGCCGTTCCGTTACAGACCCCAACTTTGTTTATTGCAGATAACGGCAGCTTTGCACAGACGAGCTGGAGTACAAAAAATGCAGCAGACGTTTTCCAGTGGGTGCTTTTCACTCAGTACAACGGAGTATGGCAGACAGAAATTCTGACACTGGATACGCTTTCAAAAGACATTCCTAAATTCAAGGACGGCAAAAAGCTGAATGCCATAGCGATCAAAGCCATCGACAGATTAGGAAATGAAAGTGATTACATAGCCAAGAAAATAAAATAA
- the ychF gene encoding redox-regulated ATPase YchF, producing MKCGIVGLPNVGKSTLFNCLSNAKAQSANYPFCTIEPNLGTVSVPDQRLFELEKIVKPERVLPAVVEIVDIAGLVKGASKGEGLGNQFLANIRECEAIIHVLRCFDNGNIVHVEGSVDPLRDKEIIDIELQLKDLETVGKAVEKAKKFIKSGKKEDILTYETLQNLQKFLEDGKNAREFAVDDFTKSIISEVQLLTNKPVLYVCNVDENSIKNGNDWIGKIEEMAKNEGAEIVVLAAQIEADINELETFEEREIFLEELGLTEPGVNRLIRKAYDLLKLQTYFTAGVKEVRAWTIGQGWTAPQAAGVIHTDFEKGFIRAEVIKYNDYVTYGSEVKVKEAGKLSVEGKEYVVQDGDIMHFRFNV from the coding sequence ATGAAATGTGGAATCGTAGGCCTGCCGAATGTAGGTAAATCAACACTTTTTAACTGTCTGAGTAATGCAAAAGCTCAGTCGGCAAACTATCCTTTCTGTACTATTGAACCCAACCTTGGAACAGTTTCAGTACCGGATCAGAGATTGTTTGAACTGGAGAAAATCGTAAAGCCTGAGAGAGTTTTACCGGCAGTCGTTGAAATCGTTGATATTGCAGGTCTTGTAAAAGGAGCCAGCAAAGGAGAAGGATTGGGGAACCAGTTCCTGGCCAATATCCGTGAGTGTGAGGCCATCATCCACGTATTAAGATGTTTTGATAACGGAAATATCGTTCACGTAGAAGGTTCGGTAGACCCGTTAAGAGATAAAGAAATCATTGATATTGAGCTTCAGCTGAAAGACCTTGAAACTGTAGGAAAAGCAGTTGAGAAAGCTAAAAAGTTCATCAAATCCGGTAAGAAAGAAGATATCCTTACCTATGAGACCCTTCAGAATTTACAGAAATTCCTTGAAGACGGGAAAAATGCCAGAGAATTTGCCGTAGATGATTTTACAAAATCAATCATCAGCGAAGTTCAGCTATTAACGAATAAGCCGGTACTTTACGTTTGTAATGTAGATGAAAATTCTATCAAAAACGGTAACGACTGGATTGGAAAGATCGAAGAAATGGCTAAGAACGAAGGTGCTGAGATCGTTGTTCTTGCCGCTCAGATTGAAGCTGACATCAACGAACTTGAAACCTTTGAAGAAAGAGAGATCTTCCTTGAAGAACTGGGGCTTACAGAACCTGGAGTAAACCGTCTGATCAGAAAAGCCTATGACCTTCTGAAACTTCAGACCTACTTTACTGCCGGTGTGAAGGAAGTAAGAGCATGGACGATCGGGCAGGGGTGGACTGCTCCACAGGCGGCCGGTGTGATTCACACAGACTTCGAAAAGGGATTCATCCGTGCAGAAGTAATCAAGTATAACGATTATGTGACTTACGGTTCGGAAGTAAAGGTAAAAGAAGCCGGAAAACTTTCTGTAGAAGGTAAAGAATATGTAGTTCAGGATGGTGACATCATGCACTTCAGATTCAATGTATAG
- a CDS encoding DUF4329 domain-containing protein — translation MCFLKPERAAANFGQQYNGKSIINKREYAALIYSFKVDGKGYYAYNKPVQGESHGVPEGVSYKAPRGSKAVGWIHSHGNDDYGSTGNYNDQHFSSDDKGYSKALKLDGFLVTPEGSLKQYNLNSDTEKTLRTDMPSDLNNETPRKNTIDPILDPTPSLGDYRPKPKPFSNFVPIPNNPTKPTLDGGLKSIEDKKRREEFKPSINDYKDY, via the coding sequence ATGTGCTTTTTAAAACCAGAGAGAGCAGCTGCAAATTTTGGACAACAATATAATGGAAAATCTATAATTAATAAACGAGAATATGCAGCATTGATTTATTCATTTAAAGTTGATGGAAAAGGGTATTATGCATATAATAAACCTGTACAAGGAGAGAGTCACGGTGTACCAGAGGGAGTTAGTTACAAAGCTCCAAGAGGATCCAAAGCAGTAGGTTGGATCCATAGTCATGGAAATGATGATTATGGTAGCACAGGAAATTATAATGATCAGCATTTTTCTAGTGATGATAAAGGATATTCAAAAGCTCTAAAATTGGATGGTTTTCTTGTTACACCTGAGGGTTCCCTAAAGCAATATAATTTAAACTCTGATACAGAAAAAACATTAAGAACAGATATGCCAAGTGATCTGAATAATGAAACTCCGCGAAAAAATACTATAGACCCAATATTAGATCCGACTCCTTCTTTGGGAGACTATAGACCAAAACCTAAACCGTTTTCTAATTTTGTGCCTATTCCAAATAATCCCACTAAACCTACTTTAGATGGGGGATTAAAATCTATAGAAGATAAAAAGAGAAGAGAAGAATTCAAGCCTAGTATTAACGACTATAAAGATTATTGA
- a CDS encoding ferritin, with product MNTNRLSANVEKALSDQMNKEIHASHVFLSYGIWADDKGYQGIANFLYRHAQEERNHSIKFMEYILNRGGKPKVEAIPAPPADPENLTACFDGVFKHEVDNTTAIYKIVDLAMEEKDWATWNFMQWFVQEQIEEETLAQNLIDKLKIAGGDRATDESLFTLDMAMQQAPNDVPLAQEATGDNP from the coding sequence ATGAATACTAACAGACTTTCCGCCAATGTGGAAAAAGCACTTAGTGATCAGATGAATAAAGAAATTCATGCATCACACGTTTTTCTGTCCTATGGAATTTGGGCCGATGATAAAGGCTATCAGGGAATTGCCAACTTTCTTTACCGTCATGCCCAGGAAGAAAGAAACCATTCGATCAAATTCATGGAATACATTTTAAACAGAGGCGGAAAACCTAAAGTAGAAGCCATTCCGGCCCCTCCGGCTGATCCCGAAAACCTTACCGCCTGTTTTGATGGGGTCTTCAAACATGAGGTAGACAATACCACAGCCATTTATAAAATCGTAGACCTTGCCATGGAAGAGAAAGACTGGGCAACATGGAATTTCATGCAGTGGTTTGTACAGGAACAGATTGAAGAAGAAACACTGGCCCAGAACCTCATTGATAAATTAAAAATTGCAGGCGGTGACCGTGCTACAGATGAATCTTTATTCACCCTGGATATGGCCATGCAACAGGCTCCGAATGACGTCCCATTGGCTCAGGAAGCTACCGGGGACAACCCATAA